From the Gemmatimonadota bacterium genome, the window CGGGCCCGCCAGATCAGTTCCTGCATTTCCCGCACGGCGCTCTCCATGCCCACGAAGAGCGCGCGACTGACGATGCTGTGTCCTATGTTCAGCTCTTCGATCTCCGTGATGCGTGCGACGCCTGCGACATTTTCGTACGTCAGCCCGTGTCCCGCATGCACGTCCAGCCCCAGCGAACGGCCCAGTGCGGCCGCCCGCCGCAGCCGGCCGAGCTCTTCCGCCGCCCCGGCCGATGCGGCGGCGCTGGCAGCAGCACGAGGGGACTCCGCCGCGCCGGAAGCCGGGCGGAAACGGAGCGCGTACTCACCCGTGTGCAGCTCCACCGCCTGCGCACCTGCGGCGGCGGCGGCCCGCAGCGCCTCGGCATCGGGATCGATGAAGAGCGAGGTCCGGATCCCGGCGGCCGAGAGCTGCGCGACCGCCTCGGCAACCCGGCGCCGCTGCTCCACGTCCTGAAGCGCCAGTCCCCCCTCCGTTGTCACTTCGGCACGCCGCTCGGGCACCAGCGTCGCCTCCATGGGCCGCAGCTCGAGGGCCAGCGCCACCACATCGCTGGCCGCGGCCAGTTCCAGGTTCACGCCCGTCCGGACCGTGGCCATGAGGTGCCGCAGGTCCCGCTCCTGGATGTGGCGTCGGTCCTCGCGGACGTGCACCGTGATACCGTCTGCCCCACCCAGCTCTGCCAGCACGGCGATGCGCACCGGGTCCGGCTCGTCCGTGCGCCTCGCCTGCCGGACCGTCGCCACATGGTCGATGTTGACGTGCAGCCGCATCATTCGCCTGCCAGCAAGGATTCCAGCTCTGCGGCGCGTGTCGCATCGAGCCCCGCAGCGCGGGCCAGCCGCAGCGTGGCACGGCCGAGCGCGCAATATAAGCCCCGCTCTTCGGCCGACAACCGCGCCAGGTGCAGCCGCACCGTATCAGTATCGCCGCGCGCGATCGGCCCCGTCAGCGCGGCGGCTAGGCCCAGTCGCTCGAGGCTGTCGAGCGAGCCGCGGAGCAGCGGGAGAAGACAAGGCAACGCCTCCCCCGGCTCGACCCCCGCCCGCTCGAGCAGCCCGGCCGCCGTCGCCGTCAGGCTGACCAGGTAGTTGGAAGCAAAGACGGCCGCCGCGTGATACACCGGCCGCAGCATGGGCGGGATGAGCAGCGCGTTCCCCTCGAGTGCCGTCACCAGCCGGCGGGCGGCCGCCAGGCTGACCGGGTCACCGGCCAGGGCGAAGGCAGCGCCAACCAGCGGGTCGCCGGTCGACCAGCGGTCGGCAATAGTCTGGAGGGGGTGCAGTGAGCCGATGGCATACCCCACGCGATGCAGCGGTGCCAGCACGTCTGTCGAGAGGGCGCCGGCCAGGTGCAGCGCGGCGCAGCCATCGGGCGCAGGGCCGATCTGCGCCAGATCGTAGGCCACTTCGGCAAGGGCGTCGTCCGGCACGGCCAGAATCACGGCGTTCGTGCCGGCAGGTACGAGCTGCAGCCCCGGGCGGTACTCGGCCGTGCCCTCGAAGAGCGGGTGCGGCGGCGGCTCCAGGTCCCGCCCGTAAAAGATCAGTCGTTCAACCGCATCCGAGCGGACCAGCGCGGCGCCCAGGGCCAGTCCCATACGACCCGGGCCGACAATGACCAGATGCTCGCTCACGCCACGCCGATAATCTGCACTCCGCTCCGGCGTTCCAGCCGCCGCAGCGCCGGGTTAGGCAGGCGGGCCAGCAGGTCAACCGTGGCGCCGTGCTCTTCGCGCCGCAGCACCTCCCCTTCCCGGTACACCGCGGCCAGCGCCTCGCCGTCCGCGGAGGGAATAAGCACGCGCACCTGCGGGCGCTCGCTACAGAGCTCGATGCGGAGCTGTTGCCGCAGCTCCTCTACGCCGCCGGGCTCGACCGCTGAGGCGAACACGCTCGGCTCCGGATGCAGCGCAGCCACCCGCTCGCGGAACGCCGCCTCCTCCGCGTGCGTCAGCCGGTCCACCTTGTTGAAGACCAGGGCCATGCGCCGGTTGCGCAGGCCGAAGGCCTCCAGCACCTCCTCGACAACCTGCTTCTGCTCCTCCCAGACGGGGTGCGAGGCATCAATCACGTGCAGCAGCAGGTCCGCCTGCATCGACTCTTCGAGCGAGGCGCGGAAGGAGGCCACCAGGTGGTGCGGCAGCTTGCGAATGAAGCCGACCGTGTCGGTGACCAGCGCTCGGGCGCCGCCTACATCGACCGCCCGCGTCGCCGGATCCAGCGTGGCGAAGAGCCGGTCTTCGATAAAGAGCTCGGCCCCGGAGAGTGCCCGCAGGACCGACGACTTGCCCGCATTCGTGTAGCCGACGAGCGCCGCCGTGAACTCGCGCGAGCGCGCCTTGCGCTGCGTGGCGCGGCGGCGGCCCACCATGTCCAGCTTCTGCCGGAGATCACGGATCCGCCGCTTGATGATCCGACGGTCCGTCTCGAGCTGGGTCTCGCCCGGGCCCCGCAGCCCGATGCCGCCGCGAATGCGCGAGAGGTGCGTCCACATGCGCTTGAGCCGGGGCAGCAGGTACTCGAGCTGCGCCAGCGAAACCTGCATCTGGGCTTCGGCCGTGCGCGCGCGCGTGGCAAAAATGTCCAGGATCAATTCCGTCCGATCCATGACCCGCACGCCCAGGAAGTCCTCAAGATTCTTCCCCTGCGCCGGCGCTAGCTCCTCGTCAAAAATGACGAGCTCCGCCGCCGCGTACTCGAGCCTGCCCTTCAGCTCCTGCGCCTTGCCTTCGCCGATGTAGTACTTGGGGTGGGGTGCATCCAGCCGCTGCCGGAGCGTTAGAGCCACCTGCGCGCCCGCAGTGTCCG encodes:
- a CDS encoding pyridoxine 5'-phosphate synthase; this encodes MMRLHVNIDHVATVRQARRTDEPDPVRIAVLAELGGADGITVHVREDRRHIQERDLRHLMATVRTGVNLELAAASDVVALALELRPMEATLVPERRAEVTTEGGLALQDVEQRRRVAEAVAQLSAAGIRTSLFIDPDAEALRAAAAAGAQAVELHTGEYALRFRPASGAAESPRAAASAAASAGAAEELGRLRRAAALGRSLGLDVHAGHGLTYENVAGVARITEIEELNIGHSIVSRALFVGMESAVREMQELIWRARSSGPLAGP
- a CDS encoding DUF2520 domain-containing protein — translated: MSEHLVIVGPGRMGLALGAALVRSDAVERLIFYGRDLEPPPHPLFEGTAEYRPGLQLVPAGTNAVILAVPDDALAEVAYDLAQIGPAPDGCAALHLAGALSTDVLAPLHRVGYAIGSLHPLQTIADRWSTGDPLVGAAFALAGDPVSLAAARRLVTALEGNALLIPPMLRPVYHAAAVFASNYLVSLTATAAGLLERAGVEPGEALPCLLPLLRGSLDSLERLGLAAALTGPIARGDTDTVRLHLARLSAEERGLYCALGRATLRLARAAGLDATRAAELESLLAGE
- the hflX gene encoding GTPase HflX, which encodes MALAAAEEHLTELARLADTAGAQVALTLRQRLDAPHPKYYIGEGKAQELKGRLEYAAAELVIFDEELAPAQGKNLEDFLGVRVMDRTELILDIFATRARTAEAQMQVSLAQLEYLLPRLKRMWTHLSRIRGGIGLRGPGETQLETDRRIIKRRIRDLRQKLDMVGRRRATQRKARSREFTAALVGYTNAGKSSVLRALSGAELFIEDRLFATLDPATRAVDVGGARALVTDTVGFIRKLPHHLVASFRASLEESMQADLLLHVIDASHPVWEEQKQVVEEVLEAFGLRNRRMALVFNKVDRLTHAEEAAFRERVAALHPEPSVFASAVEPGGVEELRQQLRIELCSERPQVRVLIPSADGEALAAVYREGEVLRREEHGATVDLLARLPNPALRRLERRSGVQIIGVA